TCTGACCAATTTTGCACGGCAAATGTTAACGTCTCCTTCCTCAGTAACTGCTCTAAATCCAATGTACATAGCAACTGAGAGAAGCCACCAAAATAGAGAATAAAACCCACACATCTCTGGCTCTGGACCTACTCCCGAGTTTCGTCTTTGACAAAACAACGCTGCCTAACCACAGACACCTCCGCCTCATTCTGcaagtgtgtgtggtgcatccCCATATAGACAGGCGAGAAGAGAGACCACAACAGAGGCTACTTTTATGTTTAAATGATATAACAAGTCAAGAGTGAGTTCATTTGCTCATTAATAATGACACATAAATGACATTAATAAACCTCCAGAATCCTGTTTCCTCTTAGAAACCAAATGATCTTTAGTGAAACAAACAACCTGAGAAATGTCACCAGTTTTCCACACAACTGCAGCGGCTCAATTACTGTGTtacacaaacaggaaaatatgCCTGACTTTAACCAACTGATTCAAAAATGCTGGCTTTGCATGAAACTGTAATTTCATTGCAGACTAAAGCATATGCATTAGAAGACAGAAAGTGAAGTAACAGCAAAGCATCTTTACTGAATTCAAGCTTAGTTTCTattatgagaagaaaaaaaaggtctgCAACCGGtacataaactgaatatttctgaGGTTTCTCAATAAACTGTCACTGCCACCTCTTTGTTTGTTGCTGTATGGTTGTCTTTGTAATGCAAAGACAACTATGCAGCAAAGTTCCTGTAAGATAAAGAAGCAGACAGTGGATAACAAACAGCATCTAGTGTGAGAAAGTGGAAATGTTGCAGTGTATCCACAACAAACAGGCCTCCAGTCTGAGAAGAGGCTCCAGAGATGAGTTTGCTGACTTATTAACATCTGCAGGTTGTAACCTTTCGTGCTGCACCAGCGTTCTATCTGTgcaaaggaaacacaaatgGTTTGCGGGTGCTTATCTGATTAGGCACTGTTTGAGTCATCTTATACCACTGGGGATTAGTGGTGTCCCATTTGCTCATCATGGAAAGTGTCTCTCATGGCCATAACCTTTCTGTTGAGATACAATTGCACAATCCTAAATAGTCCCGTTGCTTGATATGTCAACTTCTCTAATTCACGGATCAAGCTTGTGTCAGATTCATGTGCTGACGGATATGTTCTCTATCTATGGTGATAACCTTGTGAATAATGTGGTTGTCATTTTAATGAACTTTGAATAGGATCTTTACTTTGAGGTATGTGCTAGACAAGGATGCTGGCATTGGTCTGTTCTGCAAATTCCTGGATTAGTGTAAGTAGCAACATCTTCTATGTGTTcattgttatttaattttttttgcagtagtACACATGGAAACAGCATGATTGAGGTGAGGAAAATATGTGACTGTGGACTGTTAGAGCTCAAACACACCCCTTTAACACTTCAGTTGTTGCTAGAGTTAGTAGAAGTTAGTGTGTATCAACAACAAGGTGTACGTCTACCAAAAAAGGGGCTTTACAAAAAGACTGTTGACGAGATTGTGCTTCGCATTCACAAGGATGTTTCTGATGAGAATTTGATTTGAGATATTTGGTGGTAATTGGTGtatgcaaagaaaataaaagcggTTTGTCGGTGGTTGCCTGAAAAAAGTTAGATTCATTTGAAAGTATGTAGTGTAGGAGTTGTATTTGCACGTGTGGTTTACATGCCCGATTTCAAAGACGTCTTCGTCTGACCTCTTAAACTGAGACGACTTTCCTTGTAACTCTAAAATACTTGAGAACTCTGCAGTCATACCAAGtattaattcaattcaaatcaCTGAAGGTGGTGAAGGACGTGCAATAAGGGGagtagaaataataaaaaaagacaagcacATCCCAATGTCCAATTTAATGGAGTAAAAAGAATTATTCTGCACACCAAATGGCTCCTACAAGTTgctgcataaaaataaaatcaacagaTAAAGTTAAAATACAGAGAGAAGAACACATTAAATCAGCTCAAACTGTCACAGTCTCTTATTTTAGAATCTGGAGTACTTTAAAGCCATGTGTTAGGTCCTTTCTATTTCCTACAAAACTCATGGCAATGTTCAGCAAGAATAGGTCAATATCTATGCAGATGAGTCCTCACATGATCTTTCTTACTTTTATAAGCTTGAACACCTGCAACAACCATCTACTTTTTGACAAAGGAAAACATTCACTGTATTAGAGCTTCCTCATTTGACGAACTGCCACATGCTGAAACCTTCCTGCATCTGTATCATATAGACTGGATGCTCTGTGTGCAATTGCATAATCACAGAGTATGAAAGGTGAAATTATTCAGGGGTCATTTTTCAGCTTACGTAGCTTAGTTACCCTCCACGGTGAATGCTCTGATTAGCAAACACTGCTAGTGGTTCCTCCATTGTCATCTAATGcacactgttttctcttctCATCTCAGAAACAGATGTTTAAGGATCCCTAAATGAAAAATTGAAATCATTTGTCGTGTTTACTTGTTTGCATAACCTGCATTTTGACAAATGCATACATTTCCCTACTACACCAAAACACATCGATAAtcattcaaaccagctgaatctTTCTCCACGACACAGTTTGTGCACGTTGCTTTCTATGCAAAAATCATAGTgcagcttttccaaaaactcaggAAATGTTAAAGGTTAAATTTAAATATGGGACTATGCACTATAAAAAGACTATGTGCACCTGCTAGAatttgtaaaacacacacacatacacgtgtacacacacacacacacacacacacacacacacacacacacacacacacacacacacacacacacaaagcagccCAGCAGGAATGAGGCCTGTGAGGGGGAGCAGGAAAGGTGGGTGAGGAAGTGGTGATTTTTATCTACGCACTCCCACACGCAAATCAGATGTGGGTACGCACAAGAGAAGTGCAACATATTCTCATTTGGGCAGACCCGAAGTTTGTGCATATTGTGAAATGTTTGATAGTAAGCGGAGTGCATGAATAATGTCTGCGATGGTACGAGAGCACGCATTGCACATTTGTATCCTAGTTCAAATGTCCAATCGTGCATAACATCCACTTGCACGCCAAAAGCACTTCACTTCACATGTAAGGAAGTGAAACTTGCTGCCGTGCTGCATTAAAGaccacaatattttttttgacGATGAAAAAAACTCATAGTATTTATTTACCCTGCACAAATACAAAGCACAAATCAGTACACAAATATAAACATTAATTGATTTTTGCACTACAGTATGACACTATTGTTAGAATAAGAAATCTTATAAACCAccatataaaaagaaaaagcacaataGACTGTAAATACTGTACAAACACTGCCGTCAACACTATAACAAAGTAAAGAGAATatttttcagctgaagatgatTAAATTTGATCTTTCTGACTAATATGTCACGGATATAAAGAGCATATGCAAATGCACAACTGACATAATATCCCGAAGAAGGTTTTAGGTCATTTCCAGAGCcagaatcaacacagcagactAAAATAGGCCCGTTTGACTTTAACATGGTAAACTAGGTCTTCTCTGTGAAACCCGTTGTAGATGTCTGTCCTGTGAGCTCAGCTGTGGTTTCTCTCaggtgttgctgctgctgttgtcagCTGTTGTTTTGGGGGAGGCACCGGAAGTATAGAGATAGTCCTTAAACAAGCTTGTCACCCGCTTCTTGTAGGTCTTAATGGCAAAGAAGTAGATGACTGGATCCAAGCAGCAGTTGAAGTTCATCAATGAAACTGTAATCTGCAGGTTGAGCATGGATGATGAGAAGGAAAACTTAAGGTGAATGTCTGAAATAGATTGAAAAATGACAGTTCTTACCTGTAAAGACATCTTAAAGGCCCGCAGTTCTTCGCAGGTTGGCTGGTGGTATATTTTTCTAACCATAAACTGCATAATGTTGAGGTGGTAAGGGCTGAAGCATATGATAAAGGTAATGAGGATGAGGAGAATGATAGTGTTGGCCCTGTGATTTCTCCTTGACCGTCCAGTTACGGAGTTCTGCTTGGCTGCACCTCGTAGTTTCAGGTTGATCTGGGCGTAGCAGCCCATGATGACGGTGAGCGGACAGCAGAAGGAGATGAAGCAAGCCAGAAGCAAGAGGTAGGGGGTGGAACGGGAGCCCTCGAAGTTCAGGTACTCCATGCAGGTTCGTTTTCCCTGGTGGTCACGCAGCATACTGCGGAACAGCAGAGGAGAGATCTCCAGAGATACTAGAACCCAGACCAGGCAGCAGACCCTGCGAACAACCTTTACGCTCCG
This DNA window, taken from Amphiprion ocellaris isolate individual 3 ecotype Okinawa chromosome 11, ASM2253959v1, whole genome shotgun sequence, encodes the following:
- the si:ch211-184m13.4 gene encoding G-protein coupled receptor 183, which codes for MAPENISLDSNENSPNQNSCDVFVYQRAAVVIFPIFYLVVFIISACSNSLVLYVICQRKQKFNSTSIYLVNLALSDSLFTLTLPVRITYYIRHFDWPFGDFFCRLTAVLFFANTYAGIGFMTCISLDRYLVMVHPHRLQCLRSVKVVRRVCCLVWVLVSLEISPLLFRSMLRDHQGKRTCMEYLNFEGSRSTPYLLLLACFISFCCPLTVIMGCYAQINLKLRGAAKQNSVTGRSRRNHRANTIILLILITFIICFSPYHLNIMQFMVRKIYHQPTCEELRAFKMSLQITVSLMNFNCCLDPVIYFFAIKTYKKRVTSLFKDYLYTSGASPKTTADNSSSNT